Proteins from one Salinispora arenicola genomic window:
- a CDS encoding alpha/beta hydrolase family protein — translation MVHADYQQEFVDVAGAQLGLQLYPEPADADNAPLILISPAMGVPARYYRPFATALRAAGLAVAVADLRGTGASTPPPSRGSRYGYAELTTDVGALLAALKERRNGRRTLLLGHSLGGQAALLHLALHEGHDVDGLALVAVGLPWWRQYPPGSRGYGVLPFTQTIAVATRLLGVWPGWGFGGRQARGVIRDWAYTARTGRFPHLDGVDTEAALRGLRTPVLALSVDNDQYTPHETLDHLCAKLTNAPITRERHPAEPTGNRIDHFTWARESTSPLAARVARFAAELPTR, via the coding sequence GTGGTGCATGCGGACTACCAGCAAGAGTTCGTCGACGTGGCCGGGGCCCAACTCGGCCTCCAGCTCTATCCGGAGCCGGCGGACGCGGACAACGCCCCGCTGATACTGATCTCGCCCGCGATGGGGGTACCCGCGCGGTACTACCGACCGTTCGCCACGGCGCTTCGCGCCGCCGGGCTGGCGGTAGCGGTCGCCGACCTGCGTGGCACCGGAGCGAGCACGCCACCCCCGAGCCGCGGCTCCCGCTACGGGTACGCGGAGTTGACCACCGACGTCGGCGCGTTGCTGGCGGCGCTGAAGGAACGCCGCAACGGCCGACGCACCCTCCTGCTCGGACACTCCCTGGGCGGCCAGGCGGCCCTGCTGCACCTGGCGCTACACGAGGGACACGACGTGGACGGTCTGGCCCTGGTCGCCGTGGGGCTACCGTGGTGGCGCCAGTACCCACCCGGATCCCGGGGGTACGGTGTCCTCCCGTTCACCCAGACGATCGCCGTCGCCACCCGGCTCCTCGGGGTCTGGCCTGGCTGGGGCTTCGGTGGCCGACAGGCGCGCGGGGTCATCCGTGACTGGGCCTACACGGCCCGCACCGGCCGCTTCCCCCACCTGGACGGGGTGGACACCGAGGCGGCGCTCCGTGGACTCCGTACGCCGGTGCTGGCACTCAGCGTGGACAACGACCAGTACACACCGCACGAGACGCTCGACCACCTCTGCGCCAAACTCACCAACGCGCCCATCACCCGCGAGCGTCATCCGGCCGAGCCGACCGGCAACCGGATCGACCACTTCACCTGGGCCCGCGAGTCGACGAGCCCGTTGGCCGCGCGGGTGGCCCGGTTCGCCGCGGAGCTGCCGACACGCTGA
- a CDS encoding amylo-alpha-1,6-glucosidase — protein sequence MRQERVHVMAGNAFAISDAQGDVESDPTAPVGLFSWDTRFLAHWVLRIDGERLQALSRDDVTYFETRFFLVPGTASHYVDADVSVIRHRSLNDSFNERLTVLNHSAEPAELTVRMEIGNDFADLADVTKAGPARHRRVQVTPDSQLRQLRLRYRRERFGREAVVTSTEPVEVDEKGMTFRIRIAPHGQWETDLHVGMTARGEADRDMRADLVTHRLHVHRDMREDLRGWLERAPTLVTDNNPLLGAYRRSLVDLAALRYEPLSSVERLPVGGLPWAMSLHGRDTLVTCLQTLPFTPELAPVVLRLLALLQGGQLDDTYEEEPGKILAELRYGEAAAFGHEPTTMYYGAADTTPLFVILLDEYERWSGDTDLVRELRHPARLALDWIDEYGDSLGDGYVRYQPRNTHQGVVNQCWKDSPDAITDRDGWQPGLPRATCEVQGYAYDAKLRGARLARQVWGDPEYGDRLEQEAEELKRRFNADFWLPDQGYYALALDPEGVPVDALTSNIGHLLWSGIVPESRAGALAGHLVGPGLFSGWGVRTLAAGQRVYNPVGAHLGAVWPWDNAIVASGLRRYRFDAEAARIADGMFAMAGRIGGPMPEVIAGYPRTLTKYPVQLPISGRPQAWSSAGLLMLLAAVLGLRPCGDNLLVSPALPAGFGQIELLDIPGKWGRSDAYARDRADSAPTHQPWLR from the coding sequence GTGAGGCAGGAGCGGGTGCACGTGATGGCGGGCAATGCCTTCGCCATCAGCGACGCGCAGGGAGACGTGGAGAGTGACCCCACGGCACCGGTCGGCCTGTTCTCCTGGGACACCCGCTTCCTCGCCCACTGGGTGCTGCGGATTGACGGCGAGCGGCTCCAGGCGCTCTCCCGCGACGACGTGACGTACTTCGAGACACGTTTCTTTCTCGTCCCCGGCACCGCCAGCCACTACGTCGACGCCGACGTGTCGGTGATCCGGCACCGGTCCCTCAACGACAGCTTCAACGAGCGACTGACCGTGCTCAACCACTCGGCCGAGCCGGCCGAGTTGACCGTACGGATGGAGATCGGCAACGACTTCGCCGACCTCGCCGACGTCACCAAGGCCGGACCGGCCCGCCACCGGCGAGTTCAGGTCACCCCCGACTCCCAACTACGGCAGCTGCGGCTGCGGTACCGGCGGGAACGGTTCGGCCGTGAAGCGGTCGTGACCAGCACCGAGCCCGTCGAGGTGGACGAGAAAGGGATGACCTTCCGCATCCGGATCGCGCCACACGGGCAGTGGGAGACCGACCTGCACGTCGGCATGACGGCCCGCGGTGAAGCCGACCGGGACATGCGGGCCGACCTGGTGACCCATCGGCTCCACGTGCACCGGGACATGCGCGAGGACCTGCGGGGGTGGTTGGAGCGGGCGCCCACCCTGGTCACCGACAACAACCCGCTGCTGGGGGCCTACCGGCGGAGCCTGGTCGACCTGGCGGCGTTGCGGTACGAGCCGTTGTCGTCCGTGGAACGGTTGCCGGTGGGCGGGTTGCCCTGGGCGATGTCGCTCCACGGCCGGGACACCCTGGTGACCTGTCTGCAGACGCTACCGTTCACGCCGGAGCTGGCCCCGGTGGTGCTGCGTCTGCTGGCGCTGCTGCAGGGCGGCCAGCTCGACGACACGTACGAGGAGGAGCCAGGCAAGATCCTTGCTGAGCTGCGCTACGGGGAAGCTGCCGCGTTCGGCCACGAGCCGACCACGATGTACTACGGTGCCGCCGACACGACACCACTGTTCGTGATCCTGCTCGACGAGTACGAGCGCTGGTCCGGCGACACCGATCTGGTGCGGGAACTGCGCCACCCGGCTCGTCTGGCGCTGGACTGGATCGACGAGTACGGCGACTCCCTCGGCGACGGGTACGTGCGCTACCAGCCTCGTAACACCCACCAGGGCGTGGTCAACCAGTGCTGGAAGGACTCCCCGGACGCGATCACCGACCGGGACGGGTGGCAACCGGGCCTGCCCCGGGCGACCTGCGAGGTGCAGGGCTACGCGTACGACGCGAAGCTACGGGGTGCCCGGCTAGCCCGCCAGGTGTGGGGCGACCCGGAGTACGGAGACCGGTTGGAGCAGGAGGCGGAGGAGCTGAAGCGGCGGTTCAACGCCGACTTCTGGCTACCCGACCAGGGGTACTACGCGCTGGCGCTGGACCCTGAGGGCGTCCCCGTCGACGCCCTCACCTCCAACATCGGCCACCTGCTGTGGAGCGGCATCGTGCCGGAGAGCCGGGCCGGGGCGCTTGCCGGGCACCTGGTCGGCCCGGGCCTCTTCTCCGGCTGGGGAGTCCGCACCCTCGCGGCTGGCCAGCGGGTCTACAACCCGGTCGGTGCCCACCTCGGCGCGGTCTGGCCCTGGGACAACGCGATTGTCGCCAGCGGCCTTCGCCGCTACCGCTTCGACGCCGAGGCGGCGCGGATCGCCGACGGGATGTTCGCCATGGCGGGGCGGATCGGTGGGCCGATGCCGGAGGTCATCGCGGGCTACCCGCGAACCCTGACGAAGTATCCGGTGCAACTGCCGATCTCCGGACGGCCGCAGGCGTGGTCCTCCGCCGGACTACTGATGCTGTTGGCGGCCGTGTTGGGGCTCCGTCCGTGCGGTGACAACCTGCTGGTGAGTCCGGCGCTGCCGGCTGGCTTCGGGCAGATCGAACTGCTCGACATTCCGGGGAAGTGGGGCCGCTCCGATGCCTACGCCCGGGACCGCGCCGACAGTGCGCCCACCCACCAGCCCTGGCTACGCTGA
- a CDS encoding SCP2 sterol-binding domain-containing protein → MTTPAAKLIGRLESGRHPELPETTAGTVRLDVREDGRTEHWHLTIADQRVRVHRCADEADLVLRADRAVFDRIAAGALHPAAALGRNDLTVHGDIRLFTMLRRLFPGPPGARHPRDAARPNRVSGTSASGRSAHSAGRHR, encoded by the coding sequence ATGACAACGCCTGCGGCAAAGCTGATCGGCCGGCTGGAGTCCGGTCGTCACCCGGAACTGCCGGAGACCACGGCCGGCACCGTACGCCTGGACGTCCGCGAGGACGGCCGGACCGAGCACTGGCACCTCACCATCGCCGACCAGCGGGTCCGCGTGCACCGGTGCGCGGACGAGGCCGACCTCGTGCTCCGGGCAGACCGGGCGGTGTTCGACCGGATCGCCGCCGGAGCGCTGCACCCGGCCGCCGCGCTGGGCCGCAACGATCTCACCGTGCACGGCGACATCCGGTTGTTCACGATGCTGCGCCGGCTCTTCCCTGGCCCGCCCGGTGCGCGTCACCCCCGAGACGCGGCCCGCCCGAACCGGGTGTCCGGGACATCCGCCTCCGGTCGCTCCGCGCACTCCGCGGGGAGGCATCGGTGA
- a CDS encoding DUF3103 family protein, with product MTPRFRLAVLSVATAALVAATTTPAQAGPDDSQQLARSAPAATSSVDAATDRLAREVAGVLADPATRARVARSVTAEPVDLLAARLGARVERAARSANQAVLEAKGLPAVTGSVLRLRLGHQDMAAALAQAEIPLVAAAVSDDALPVAVGYEPAGGRVQLDPARLPDRPVLVVEVDVAKAMTRGLAQVRQELTDHGLVDAGSTVATRSAAADSGYWATKVNEVRLSDDQEPWIKGSAEIFSIVTGFGQDGKGTASIVEMPYLDHDGETYRPNQLLVHFDTYKYDLADVVMYEDDGGTNYRELARSLITALLTVIDYGVYVPLVSAIIDAMPDSWWIDDPDYVDSFYTLSTSSSGRLTGASGNGWLDVAPYWVQPL from the coding sequence ATGACGCCACGTTTCCGGCTCGCCGTACTCTCGGTGGCGACGGCTGCCCTCGTCGCCGCGACGACGACTCCGGCCCAGGCCGGTCCGGACGACTCCCAGCAGCTCGCCCGATCAGCCCCAGCCGCCACCAGCTCGGTCGACGCCGCCACGGATCGGCTCGCCCGCGAGGTCGCCGGTGTGCTCGCCGATCCGGCCACCCGGGCCCGGGTGGCCCGGTCGGTGACCGCCGAGCCGGTGGATCTGCTGGCGGCTCGACTCGGCGCCCGGGTCGAGCGTGCCGCCCGATCCGCCAACCAGGCGGTGCTGGAGGCCAAGGGGCTGCCCGCGGTCACCGGCTCGGTGCTGCGCCTCCGACTCGGTCACCAGGACATGGCGGCGGCGCTGGCCCAGGCGGAGATCCCGCTCGTGGCGGCCGCGGTCAGCGACGACGCCCTCCCCGTCGCGGTCGGCTACGAGCCGGCCGGCGGTCGCGTCCAGCTGGACCCGGCCCGGCTACCCGACCGTCCCGTGCTGGTGGTCGAGGTGGACGTGGCGAAGGCGATGACGCGGGGCCTGGCGCAGGTGCGGCAGGAACTCACCGACCATGGCCTGGTCGATGCCGGCTCCACCGTTGCCACGCGGTCAGCTGCCGCCGACTCGGGTTACTGGGCCACCAAGGTCAACGAGGTTCGGCTGAGCGACGACCAAGAGCCCTGGATCAAGGGGTCTGCCGAGATCTTCAGCATTGTCACCGGCTTCGGACAGGACGGCAAGGGCACGGCCTCGATCGTCGAGATGCCGTACCTGGACCATGACGGCGAGACCTACCGTCCCAACCAACTGCTGGTCCACTTCGACACCTACAAGTACGATCTGGCCGATGTGGTGATGTACGAGGACGACGGCGGCACCAACTACCGGGAGCTGGCCCGGTCACTGATCACCGCCCTGCTGACGGTCATCGACTATGGCGTCTACGTGCCGCTGGTCAGCGCGATCATCGACGCGATGCCGGACAGCTGGTGGATCGACGACCCGGACTACGTCGACTCCTTCTACACCCTGAGCACCAGCAGCTCCGGACGGCTCACCGGCGCCTCCGGCAACGGCTGGCTGGACGTGGCACCGTACTGGGTCCAGCCGCTGTAG
- a CDS encoding ArsR/SmtB family transcription factor: MAINHASELAPAVALFRSLGDPARLAILDRLARGEARVVDLTDELGLAQSTVSKHLACLRDCRLVDFRIEGRQSFYALARPELPALFRSAEHLLAATGEAVALCPTYGSSAPRGDNA; encoded by the coding sequence ATGGCGATTAATCACGCTTCGGAGCTCGCTCCGGCCGTCGCACTGTTCCGGTCCCTCGGCGACCCGGCCCGCCTGGCCATCCTGGACCGGCTGGCCCGCGGTGAGGCCCGGGTGGTGGACCTCACCGACGAACTGGGACTGGCCCAGTCGACCGTGTCGAAGCACCTGGCGTGCCTGCGGGACTGCCGCCTGGTCGACTTCCGGATCGAAGGCCGCCAGTCGTTCTACGCGCTGGCCCGGCCCGAACTGCCAGCCCTGTTTCGTTCGGCGGAGCACCTCCTCGCCGCCACCGGCGAGGCCGTCGCCCTCTGCCCCACATACGGCTCGTCCGCCCCACGGGGGGACAACGCGTGA
- a CDS encoding cation transporter: MNTSTLTPERRTLLSRRSLWLAYATAGYNLLEGLVAIAAGAAASSTALIGFGLDSFVEVSSAAVVIWQFRSRVPEERERLALRLIGVSFFALAAWITVDAGRSLLGGGEASPSPVGIGLAVASLIVMPLLVHAKRRTGRELGSATVMADSTQTALCTYLSAVLLVGLLLNAWLGWSWADPIAALAIAAVAVREGVSAWRGDQCDDCAPPNLASPTPEAAPSCADGCRPDRAG, translated from the coding sequence GTGAACACGTCCACGCTGACGCCCGAGCGGCGTACGCTCCTGTCCCGACGCAGCCTGTGGCTGGCCTACGCCACCGCCGGGTACAACCTCCTGGAAGGCCTGGTCGCGATCGCCGCCGGGGCCGCGGCCTCCTCCACGGCACTGATCGGCTTCGGCCTCGACTCGTTCGTCGAGGTGTCCAGCGCGGCCGTCGTGATCTGGCAGTTCCGCTCCCGGGTGCCGGAGGAACGGGAACGGTTGGCGCTACGACTGATCGGTGTCTCGTTCTTCGCCCTGGCCGCCTGGATCACCGTGGACGCCGGACGTTCGCTGCTCGGTGGCGGAGAAGCCAGCCCCAGTCCCGTCGGGATCGGCCTCGCCGTCGCATCGCTGATCGTCATGCCACTGCTGGTACATGCCAAACGACGCACCGGCCGGGAGCTCGGCTCGGCCACCGTCATGGCCGACTCCACACAGACCGCACTCTGCACGTACCTGTCCGCGGTACTTCTCGTCGGCCTGCTGCTCAACGCCTGGCTCGGCTGGTCCTGGGCGGATCCGATCGCCGCGCTCGCCATCGCCGCCGTCGCGGTCCGGGAAGGGGTCTCGGCGTGGCGGGGTGATCAGTGCGATGACTGCGCCCCACCCAACCTCGCCTCCCCCACCCCCGAGGCGGCACCGAGTTGCGCCGACGGATGCCGTCCCGACCGTGCCGGCTAG